From the Vibrio metoecus genome, one window contains:
- the aroA gene encoding 3-phosphoshikimate 1-carboxyvinyltransferase has product MESLTLQPINLISGEVNLPGSKSVSNRALLLAALASGKTRLTNLLDSDDIRHMLNALTKLGVNYQLSADKTTCEVEGLGQAFQTTQPLELFLGNAGTAMRPLAAALCLGQGDYVLTGEPRMKERPIGHLVDALRQAGAQIEYLEQENFPPLRIQGTGLQAGTVTIDGSISSQFLTAFLMSAPLAQGKVTIKIVGELVSKPYIDITLHIMEQFGVQVINHDYQEFVIPAGQSYVSPGNFLVEGDASSASYFLAAAAIKGGEVKVTGIGKNSIQGDIQFADALEKMGAQIEWGDDYVIARRGELNAVDLDYNHIPDAAMTIATTALFAKGTTAIRNVYNWRVKETDRLAAMATELRKVGATVEEGEDFIVITPPAKLIHAAIDTYDDHRMAMCFSLVALSDTQVTINDPKCTSKTFPDYFEKFAQLSQ; this is encoded by the coding sequence ATGGAAAGCTTAACTCTACAACCGATAAATCTCATCTCAGGGGAAGTGAATCTTCCCGGTTCTAAAAGTGTTTCAAACCGCGCATTACTATTAGCGGCTTTGGCTTCGGGAAAGACTCGTCTGACTAACTTGCTTGATAGCGATGACATTCGCCATATGCTCAACGCATTAACAAAGCTTGGCGTGAACTATCAACTCTCGGCAGACAAAACCACCTGTGAAGTAGAAGGCCTTGGCCAAGCGTTTCAAACCACTCAACCACTAGAGCTGTTTTTAGGTAATGCTGGCACGGCTATGCGCCCTTTGGCTGCCGCTCTATGCCTTGGTCAAGGCGACTATGTGTTGACGGGTGAGCCACGCATGAAAGAGCGCCCAATTGGCCATCTCGTGGATGCGCTGCGTCAAGCTGGAGCGCAAATTGAGTATCTGGAGCAGGAAAATTTCCCGCCGCTACGTATTCAAGGCACTGGGCTGCAAGCCGGCACCGTGACTATCGATGGTTCTATCTCTAGCCAGTTTTTGACGGCCTTTTTAATGTCAGCCCCACTGGCTCAAGGGAAAGTGACCATCAAAATCGTGGGTGAATTGGTTTCCAAACCGTACATCGATATTACGCTGCACATCATGGAACAATTTGGCGTACAGGTGATCAACCACGATTACCAAGAGTTTGTGATCCCTGCAGGCCAATCTTATGTTTCACCTGGAAATTTTTTAGTCGAAGGTGATGCGTCATCTGCTTCGTATTTCCTTGCTGCTGCTGCCATTAAAGGCGGTGAAGTGAAAGTGACGGGCATTGGTAAAAACAGCATCCAAGGTGATATTCAGTTTGCGGATGCTTTAGAGAAAATGGGTGCACAGATTGAGTGGGGTGATGATTACGTCATTGCTCGCCGCGGCGAACTGAATGCAGTGGATCTCGATTATAACCATATTCCAGATGCGGCGATGACGATTGCCACAACAGCGCTGTTTGCCAAAGGTACAACGGCCATTCGTAATGTTTACAACTGGCGCGTGAAAGAGACCGACCGATTGGCGGCGATGGCTACTGAATTGCGTAAAGTGGGTGCTACGGTAGAGGAAGGAGAGGACTTCATTGTGATCACTCCGCCAGCCAAGCTCATCCATGCAGCGATCGATACCTATGATGACCATCGCATGGCCATGTGTTTTTCTCTGGTCGCGTTGAGTGATACACAGGTGACGATCAATGACCCGAAATGCACTTCAAAAACCTTCCCAGATTATTTTGAGAAGTTTGCACAGTTAAGCCAGTAG
- a CDS encoding YciN family protein: MNHKTPISEFDLLLIANQIIQDHESYLDGMRATHVEEKEGVLVFKGEYFLTEQGLPTEKTTAVFNMFKYLAHQLSPEFTVQK, translated from the coding sequence ATGAACCATAAAACACCTATCAGCGAATTCGACCTGTTACTGATCGCAAACCAGATAATTCAAGACCATGAGAGCTACCTCGACGGCATGCGTGCTACTCATGTGGAAGAGAAAGAGGGTGTGTTGGTTTTCAAAGGTGAATATTTTCTCACTGAACAAGGTCTGCCGACGGAGAAAACTACGGCTGTATTCAATATGTTCAAATACCTCGCTCATCAGCTCTCACCTGAATTTACCGTTCAAAAATAA